GCCCCCCACCTCTGCTAATGCCGTAGAGTCTGGCTGTGCCTCTACCCCTTCCAGCACAGACGGCTGTATCCTGACAGGCTGACTTGTGGGGTGGTGCTGTTATCAGCACTGTAAAGAGTTGCTGTTGTCTCTGCAACTTTGCTCAGGCTGGAGACCAACTCTGCTTCCCAATCCTGGTCCCTCCAGGTGGAGGCTAAAAAGACAGACTGACAGGGCAATTACCTGCCTGTCCTCCATCTCTACTTGCTGTTCAGTTACATCTGTCACTGGTGCTACTGTTCTCTGATAAAGctctttaattcttctttctccaaGGATTCATTGTATTTGCTGTGTGTGTCCTGGTGAGCTCCCTTCTGCTTGTCTTTGTGGCTGGACCCCGTTACGGACAGAGCAACGTCCTGGTTTATGTTTTGGTCTGCTCTGCCATCGGCTCACTCTCTGTGTCCTGCGTCAAAGGCTTGGGGATTGCCCTGAAAGAACTGTTTTCTGGGAAGCCAGTCCTGAAAGAACCACTGGGCTGGGTGCTCCTGGTGTGCCTGGTGATCTGCATTACTGTCCAGATCAACTATCTGAACAAAGCCTTGGACATCTTCAACACATCTGTGGTCACACCCGTTTACTACGTGCTGTTCACCACAGCAGTCATGATGTGCTCTGCCATCCTCTTCAAGGAGTGGCAACACATGGTGCTAGACAACATCATCGGCACCATCAGCGGCTTTCTCACCATAGTGTCCGGCATCTTCCTCCTGCACGCCTTCAGAGACATACCCTTCAACCCCGACCTCCTGCCCCTCTTCCTGCAGCAAGGCAGGGCAGACCTGCATGCCTCCTGGAGGAGTGCAGACAGACATCAGTCATGTCAGCACCAGCCTCTTCTGCCCTCAGAGGACAAAGGCTCTCACAgcgcagaggaggaagaggaaggtgagaGCGTGTGAGAAAGCCTCTGAACTGCTAGCTTTTTGCTCCCACTGCTGAGCAGCTCCACTGCCTCAGCTGCTGCTAGCTACTGCTGCACTAGCAGGAGTTGGCAGTTATGTCTACCTGCCCCAGGTGCGAGATGGGTGACCTGCCACTGCCAGGAGGCTGACAGGGACAGCAGCCTCCTGCGCCTACAGACAGGAGTCCTGGGAACTGCCCAGTTCCTGGGATCTGGTGCCTCTTCACTATTCTTTTACATGAAGAATTGATCCGCCCTCATCAGGACACAGGCTTTGGCTGTGCAGAGGCCCACAGCACTAACACAGTGCTAACCCTTACTGAATGTAAAGACCACGCATTTGGGGAGGccttacagcattttttaaaaatgtacttagaAGATTTAAGTTACAAAATAATCTAACATGGTGCTAAGATTACACAGAGAGAAGATGGATGTCTGGCTTTAATATTAATTCAAAAATTCCTCTGTCAAGTACTTGTTTTGCTCACTCTGCTAGAATTTATTTACAGATTCACATCCAAGAACAGAATACAGCCAAAAATGGAAAACTTCAGTGGTGCTGCCGCCACATGCTGCTGTGGCTCTTATGGAGGGACCAACCTCTTCTTGCAATGTCTCCTGTGCAGGTTGATGAAGCACCTGCTTACTGTATTCAATTAAAAACTGATTTGTTCAGTTACTGAGTGGCTAGTGATACATTTGTACCAAGAGCTGGGCCAGCACTGAAACATGTGAAGGATTACAGGGATAGGAAGAACTATGCGGATGCTCAAGAGAAACTCAAGATAGGGACAGGAGAGGGAATCGCTTACCGTGGGAACAGGAGTGACCTAAGAGTCCTTAGCTATTGAGGTAAGTTTCTGAAAGGTAACTAGACAGCTGTCTCCTCACTTACGTGGGTTTGTATCTGCATAGCTCTGTTTGACACATCCCGAATTTGTTCCCAGGAGGCCTGCTGGCTACAAGCCACCCGTGTTAGGAACTCACATGCCCTGTCCAGCCACTAATGGCACATGGATGTGTGTAGAACTGCTTTACCAGGTTCCTGTGTAGAGCTCCAAGCTCCTGTCAGTGGGTCACTCAAGGCTTCCCAGAGCCACGCTGTACGTAAATGCTGCTGAAATGCTATGCTGCCTTTTCAGAGGGTGGATCAGTAGTTTGTTGTTTTTCCAGTTAGAAGCTCCTCTCTGTGTCCTGGGGGCAGAGGTCCAGAAGACACAGCCATAGGCCTCCTTCCAGTCATCTCCACATGTAAAGATGCATGAGGTTATAAAGTGGCTGGTTACTTATTTCCTGCATTTAGTCTCTCTAAAGAAACTACTCCTTTACAGGACAGCAGGAGCTGTTAACCctttggggaagaggaggaaaggccACAGCCTCTCCCAGAAACAAGTTTGATTCATGGGACCAAATTAATTGAACAACAAATCAGAATTTGGAGCAGACCTTCTAGCCAGAAGACAATTATGCCCCCTCCCCTACTAATTTTGCAATAAATGGGATCACtgggaaggagggggagtgacaAGAAGGCCAGGTTTTCAATTCTCAGTGATCATCTACCTGAACAAAGGAGAATCTCATGTTAAAAATTGACCCAGTTAATATTTATTACATTGACCAGGGGAAAGCAGTTAATGGAGCAAGTCAGTATTGACAGAGTTGTGCTGCAATTTGAAAATTTGTCACTTGGCCACGTGAATAATTTACTTATGGAAGCCTGAAAGTATTTTTCCAGTAGTGACACTGCCTGGGATGATCACTGTGCCCAACAAGCTCTTCTCGCTAAGGGTACCTGTACTGGATTGCACAGGGATGATGCCTGCAGGGGCTTGTTAGAGTCTACCCAAGAGGGTTCATTTTGTGCAGCACGGTTTAAGGCAGCGGTCGCAGGCTGGCCTTACCCAGAGCTGGGATTCACATCAGCACTGGGAGCACCCCCTGACGCGAGTGTCACCACCTCTCCATTCAGCTGAGCGGGTGTGTTCCAAACACTCCCTGTGTAGCATTGGTAGCCCCGGAGTCCCAGCACAAAGACAGCTGCTGGcccgcagggctgggagcagcacaTCACCCCGACGAGGAGCGACTGTGGCTCTGTTGTGGGTTCTCATCTGGCTGCAACTTCCCCGAGACTGGCATTTAATTAAATCCTAAACCCCAGAGCTGATCCTGGCTCATTCAGGCAGCAGAGTGACCAGGAGCCGGCGTGGCGGAGGGCCCGGCCTTGTGGGAGCTGGTCGGTGTCCCCCGGGGCGTGGGTCCCACTCAATCAGACAGGCTCTCTGAGAAGGCCGACTTGGACTTCTGTGTCTGCTCCAGCCGGTTCAGGATGAACTGGCTGGTGTCGATGAAACGCTCCACGCAGTTCACGAAGCACGTCTCGGCCCGGCTGTCCAGCTTCGGACCCGGCTTGTCCATGCACTTCTCCTGCACACAGCGGGGGACCCGTTGGTCCCAGGGGCACCGCGGCCCGACCCCCCCCCACACCAGGGCCGTGCCTCGTGGGGTTCTCCAGCCCACAAGCACACCGGCGCCATCCCCCCCCTCGGAAACCTCATCATCTCGGGCACATCTAGCCCGGAGCTCTTCCCGGCCTGTCCCCCCGGGCCCTCCCTTCCTTGAGAGCTCCCCCCCGGGCTCAGCGGGGCTGGGACTGCTCCCACGGCGGCTCCATTTTGtccccatctccctgctccctctggGGGCAAGGGTTAGCGCGGCGCCGCAGCCGGCCTGCCCCACCACCGCGACCCGCCCCACCTCTCCCGCCGCCCCGGTCACCGGAgccggcggccccgcccgccggtCGCGGGCCGCCCGTACCCAGCAGAGCTCGGTCATCTGGTGCACCAGCTGCTGGAAGCGCTGCTTCTGCGTCTCCACCTCGATGAAGCGCTGGAGCTGGGGGTCGGCGCCGCCCAGTCCGGCGGCGGACGGCGCGTCCATCCCGCTACCGGTACCACTGGTATTACCGGTACCGCCGCGCCGCGACCTTCACGTGCCGCGCCAcgccgccgccgcgcatgcgccccGTCCGCCCCGCGCATGCGCCGATCCCGCCCCTTCCAAGCGCACTGCGCATGCTCGCCCGcggcacccctcccccccccccccccccgccggcggggcggagcgggtgCGCGGCGGCAGCCACGGAAGCGTCGGCGTTGGGAACCGTTTATTGCGCACAGGCCCGGGCTGGCCGGCACCGGGGCTTCCCGGGACCAGGGCCGTCAGGGGCCGCGGCTCTGTCCTTGGCTGTGAGAGGCCCTGCCGGTGACAGGGGCTGCGGTGGCGGCCGTGAGGGCCCCTCAGGCCCCTGCTTGCCCAGGGGGTGGCCAGTGCCGTGTCcgtgacagcagtgctgaggtaCCGTCCGGTGCGTAGGTCCATCCTGGCGGGCGGTGGGGGAGCATCAGCCCAGCAGTACCAGCCACCAGCACCAGGCAGGGGTCAGTGGTCCGGGCTGGCCCAGCCCAGGGTCAGGGCTCCTCATCCGTGATGTCCAGGATGCTGCCCAACAGTGCAGTGAAGGTGGGGCGCTCCTCGGCCTTCTGCCGTGCAAGAGGGAGGAACCCTGCTGGAGCCTGCCAGCCGCCCCACTGCTCCCTGCACCCCACGGGAGCTGCAGAGCCGTGTCAGCCcccccagggcagctgggggtGATCACCGAGGGTGACAGCAACTTACCTCATGCCAGCAGCTGTACATGATGGCATAGACCCGCTCTGAGGCTTGCTGTGGCCGGTAGAGGCGCAGGCCTTGGATGACGTGCTCTGTTGTCTCGCTGTTATTAAACCTCTCATAAGGCATCTTTCCCAGAGAGTAAACTTCCCACATCAGAACGCCTGTTACAGGAAACGGCAGGGACAGTTCATGGCATGGGAGTGCCTGTGGCTGAAGCTGGTTTGCAGAGGAGCTCACTGTTGTTGGGGCACCCTCTCTACCTGACCGTGCTCTTACCAAAAGCCCAGATGTCAGACTTGCTGCTGAACTTGCTGTACAGAAGCACTTCAGGGGGAGACCACCGCACTGGAAACTTTGACCCCATGGAGCTTGTATACTCGTCATCGAGAACGTACCTGCAGCAGATAAATGGATCAAGGTGCCCGGCCTGGATTTCACATTTCACTCCTCTATGCAACTGACCAAGCCCAAAAGGAATCGACAGCTCTCAGAGTGACCAGAGGTTGCACTCCGTATGGGTTTCAACAGGCAGAAATGTCCCTTTGCAAGCAAGTATATGTTAGTCAAGATTGGGAAAGGGATAGGGTGACACAAAAGCATAGCAAAAAGGGGATGTGGAGAGAAAGCTGCAGCCAGGAGACTAGAGGTGGAGGAAAGAAGAAgcaaagagaggggggaaaagggaTGGGAGAAGtaagaaagggatggtggaaagTGAAGAGGCAGAAGGTTGAGCCAGATAGGTgaagcagaaagacagaagactgaggaaaagcagagctggaggatggTGGGGAGAAAGACTAAAGTGCAGAAGAGACTGAAGGAGGAGATGGGGGATTGAGACAGGAAGGTGACACAGACGTATCTACCAGACCTGGAAAGGCCAAAATCTGATACTTTCACAATTCCTTGGTCGTTCACCAAACAGTTGCGAGCAGCCTgtggatggagagatggaggcaGTCATTCCTACCTGTTCCTACCTGTTCATCTGGAACTTCATCTCACCCCCACCCACTTAACACTTTGCCTCACTTTATCCTGCAGGTTCATCTGGTTTGGGGCAAGCTACAAAGTCATCAGCAAAGACAGCAAGAGAGGCCTCCAGGTATCTTGTTTATCTATGGAGGGACGACTTCCCTGACAGGATTTTGCCTGAACAAAGCAGCACCAGGAGGAGATCAGGTATGGCACCTAGCAATGCCAGCCCAAGGCCTGACAAACTGCAGGCTCAGCTTTTCACAGGGGTCAAGAAGTCCCTTTTCATGTCTCAGCCAGTGATGCTGCCTGTGCTAACGCAAACACTGCCCTAGCCGCAAATGCATTTCCCGTCCCCTGGAAAACTACCTAGTCCTGCCCTTTCTGCAGTCTCTGCTAACTCACTGCAGAGCAGTGACTTCAGAGCATCCCGCCTATGCTCAGGTGGGCAGGGAAGCTTAGAGGGATGTTCTGCAGagaaggctgcagagctgcctctccTCATGTTGATGAACTAGCTGGACCCTGTCTAGGAAATGCTGTGGCTGTCACTGAGCTGGAGATGTGTCCTTCAGCCACAGCCCTACCAGGTCTCGGTGCAGGAACTGCTTGGATTCCAGGTACTCCATAGCTTCACAGACATCCTTGCACATCTCCAGCAGCTCCGCAGGCTGGAACCGCCGCCGAGTTTCCCTCAGGAAGTTCAGGAGGCAGCCGTTGGCCATGTACTCGGTGATGATGAAGATGGGACGCTGCTTCGTGCAGACCCCATAGAGCTGCACCAGCTTCTCATGAGACAGGTTCCTGTGTTGGGGGCAAGAAGGGCAATTCTGAGCATCTAGAAGGCCAAGCAGCAAAAGAAGCATCTGTGAATAAAGAGAGTTTGGGAAGGGAGGGTGCTCCTGGCCCAGCCGACGGTGGAAAAGCTCACCAGGGAATCAGCACAAAGGCAGAGGGTTCTCGGATGCATTTTGCAGAGTGTGAGGCTGCCTGAGACTGTCCCTCCACACCACCCAGGAGTGCAGCCATTCTGGCAAGGCATATCCAGCACTGACCTTGCTCACCACTTACATCATGACTTTGGCTTCGTCAATAAACTCATCCTCTGACATGGAGCCCTCCCTGATCATCTTGATAGCAACGTTGTACTGGCCTCTCCATTTCCCGTACTTCACCACACCAAACTGCCCCGtccccagttccttcaggaagGTCAGATCCTTCGGGTCAATCTCCCACGACCCTAGGACAGAAAGTGCGAGGATAATGTGGGTGCAGGTGACCTCCCTGCAGGGTGCTCCCAGTCATCTGATCTAGCAAGCCCAAGAAGAGCTCACGAGCATGTGCTGCCTGAAAAACCTTCCCAAAAAATCCATGAAATCTGAGATCTGTTCCTCCAGGGGATGGGGAGCAAAGTAGCTTGTGGCATCTCTTGGTCAGTACTGTCACCAGAGTGCCAGTGAGTGTTGGGAAGTAATTCCTGGGAAGGCTGTGAGCCCTGCTGCCATGGGACATCCAGGATCCCAGCCCCGGAAAGTTACTGCTGGTAGAGATGGGCCCTGCAACCAGGGAACCGTGAGGTAGCCCAGGCCCGCTTACCATAGCCAAGGCCAGCTGTGGAAGGAGCACTTTTCTGGTGTTGAGACACAGGGTACTTCAGTCTGGATATGAGCCCTGAAACACAAAAAGGTAGATTGCCACACCACGCTTACCTCCCATGTTCCAGCAGGGAACACAAGCCTCCTGCCTTCAGAGCAGGAAGGTGAGGATACTGTTGTGTCAGTAAAAACACTGCTGGCTTCACTCTGCCCCCATACACTGACCGGCAGAGTTGTGCTGATGGTATGTGATGAGCTCCGGGATGGTGTTGAACAGGTGCTTTTCTGCCAGGTAATACTGATTCTGGGGGGTGCAGCATACAACGTAATGGCGGATCGTGCCTTGGGGGTCTCTGGAGAGACAGTACGAGAGACAGTCAGCAGCATGGGGAGGACAGGCAGAGAGTGAGGGGTGCCTGGAGGGGCCCTCTGGGGTAGGAACGAGCTGTTCTTAGATCCACTTACACAGAGGACTTGGCATAGACGGAGACAGTGTACTTCCCTGTCTTGCTGGTGGAATCTCGGACAATGAAGCCCCCTTCCTTACCCTAAAACAAAAAGGGGAGAGAGGACGGGATAGTTGTGGGGAGGCGTGACTGTAACAGGCAAGACTTAAAGTGAGTGAACATCACAGCATGGCTGGAGAGGGTGCGTTAAGTCAGAGGAGTCCTACTTCCAGTCCTTGCCTGGGGGGCCACCTCCTGAAGTGACTGGCAGGAGGAGGTCACACTGGGGTAGAAAAGTTTCCTGGGGCTGTTGGGGCGACATTCCCCTCCCAGCGCAAGCCAGGGTTGGTGCCATGCTGGACACAGTGTGACAGCAGCCCACAGAAGGCTGGTGTGTAGAAAGGACCCAGCCTCTGCAGTCAACACTTACCTCCTGTTTCAGCAGTTGCTCTGCTTGGCTCCGTGTGATATTCTTTGAGTACCACCTGGAACAGGGACACAGTCTTCAGGGAGATGCAGCcactgctgtccccagcctggtCTGACCCTGGCCCAGCAgtgcagagagcagggcagggatggCTGTCATGGGGCCAGAGGCTCTCAAAGGGTGTGCAAGAGGGAGGGCGACCCAGCCGGGCTGGGCTCGCAGGCTGCGTAGGTTAACAGAACTGAATGTACAAAGTCTCCGACCAAGCGCAACTTGCCATGTCCCTGCGCCTTCTCTTACTCACTCAAATATCTCCAGGGAATTGCTGGTTTCAGTGACATAGTTGCTGGGGATGTATCCTTCTCTCCTGCAGGAGAAAAGGGGCTGGTCACACACTGATGGAGGAGGCCAAGGGGAAAGCAGGTTCCTGTTCCAGAAGGCTGAGTAGAAATGGGTTCAAAAACCTTGGCACAAACCCATTTGGGTTCATGCTTGGGGAGGGCTGATACCACAGCCTGCTGCAGTCTCCCTCACGCTCCTCCTCATGTGCCATCCCACGCAGGAGCCCGCAGGCAGCCTGTCTTAAGCCCCGCAATGCTGAAGAGGTGTGTTTGCCCACCAGTGCCTTGGCACCAGAAGAGGTCACCGTTGCGGGGCGAGTGCTGTGGGCAGTGGGAGCTCTTACCCGTTCTTGTCACGGGCTTTCCACCAGGGCAGGTGGCTTTCCTCCAGGATGAAGTACTCCTCGCCCTTCTGCAGTTGCAGGTCCTGTGCGTTCATCggcaggtagttgtagagggccaCCACCTTCTTCATCTCGcctgctgtgctgggggctggctCGGGGGGCAGGGGCTTCATCACCATCTTCCCCAGAGCGAGGGAGAGCGTGGGACACGGTGAGGCTGGCAGACACACTGTTTCCGAGGCGAGACCCTCCCCAGGCCTGGCAGGGCAGTGGGCTCAGGCCAGATCAGCGCAGCGTTTGTCTCAGCTCCCACACGTATCTCCACCAGGAGACCAATCCCCACCCAGCATTTTTTATTCCAACATTTCTCCCTTGGAGACCCGTCCTCACAAAAGATAAGTGTTTTCTCTCTACCTTTTGGCTTAATCTGTGACTCCTCCACCCTATATCAGGGTTTCTCTATCCTCCCAGCTCCCCCTGGGGAACCTCAGGGGTGAGATCATTTGACTTCCCTCCAGGCCTTTGGGCTCCATCCGCTGGTTCAAGCTCCTTCTCCCTTAGGGCACCATCTTGACATCCCTCTCAAGAGCAGAGCCCTGGCTTGTACATCTCTGAGCAATGCCCTGTCAGTCATTGAACGTGTTGGCTTTTCCCAGGTAGACCTTTCCTTAAACACCTTGGAGCAAACCCACATGCTGATGCTGGCCCCTACCTGGTCCTCCTCAGGAGTGGGGGGAAGAGGCTTCTTTGTCTTGCGATGTGACCGCCCAACTTTTAAAccttcagaacagaaaagggactAAGGTGAGAAGAGATCCCCAGCGTCGTGCTGCGGTGATCCCCTGGGCTGGGGATGGGACAAGAGGAGGGTGCCCAATGCCTTACTGCCATTCCTGCTTTCCAGGATCTGGCAGCCCATGGCATTCTTGGCTGTCTGGGAGCAGCACAGGTACTGGCCGTCAATCCAGAAGCAGGGATGATACTTCTGTACCAGGTCGCTGTTGTACCGGATCactgtgggagaggaggggagaagtgTGTGACCTGGGGCTGTGTCCCCAGCCTGCTGCGGAGAGCTCTCTGCTCCCTGAATGCAGATGATCAGCCCCATTAAATCATTTCATCCTCTGCTGTGCTACTGATACACAGTCACATGTGGCCCTGCTGCTTGGGTTTCCCTCAGCTTGTGTTTTGGTGCTGCAGCTGTGCAAACCCTGTGCCATGAAACCCCTAGCTCGGGGAGGGCCAGGCCTTTCCTCTCAGATTTGATCAAAGCtcttcagcagctctgcaaaagGACATGAGCGTGCTTGGAGGGCCAGGTCCTGCTGTGACCGGCCCTCCTGCCAGCTGAAACGTCCAGCATCCCCTGGGCTGCTGAGGTCCACAGTTCGCAGCTCTTttgaacccttttttttttagaagtgggGAGGGAGGCCAGTGCTGTGCCTGGGGCGAGCAGGGCACTGTCACCATCCCCTGCCTGCTCAGAGACTTCCCTTGCTGGGAGACTGTTCCCTTGCCAGGCAGGCGCCGACCAGCTTCCTCATACTTCTCTCCAAGCTAGAGGGACAACTGGATGTGCCTAAACACCACCGCAGCACGGTGCTGGCCCACAGCAGCTCCATGGGGTGCAGAGAGCCCCTTCTCTGGTGGAGCAGGATGAGGGCATCTCGCCAGCAGAAGGCcagcattttctctctccttttccctgtgGATTTTACACTGGCTTCAGCTGCCACAGCAACCCCCCTCCTGTAGCAAGGAAGTGGGGGGAGGCCTTGCTgcttgctggggcagagcagcaggggTCTCGTGAAATAACTGACTTCCCTGTTATCAGCCCGCTCTGTTTCCGCCTTGCTCGGGCAAACTTCCCTGTGTCAATTCAAGCAGCTAATCTCACCCCACCAGCACAAAGCCACAGAAAGATACACATACACCAAGAGACACATACGGGCAGCTCTAGCAGATTTCGACCAACTGCAAGCACCCAAGCCCCTCTGCACAGTGCTGCTGCAACATGCTCTCAGCTCTAGGAGGTGGCACCCACGCAGCTAAGCATCAGCTCAGCAGCACTGAGCGAGGCTCAGGGTGGGTTGTAAGAGACACTCCCTGGCTTCCAGCAGGCTTTTTGTCCGTATTTCCTAAAGCACTGGGGGCTCTACCCTTGCCTTGCATGCCAATACAGCTGCGTGGCCACATCTGCTATTTCCTCTTGCCCTCAATAACTTCTAAGCCTGCTTGAACTAATTTGGAACAGGCTTGTGAGAAGGCAAGAAGCCTCAGCTGAGGtggctgcagtgctgcagaagtcAGAGGGTAACAGAGGTGAGGGTCCACCTCCCCCAGGCAGGAGCGGCTGGTGTCAGCTTAGGGATTTTAGGAAGCATGCATGTGGGGGCATGGCCGTAGGGGTACGCTTGTCACAGGAGAAGTTTCTGATCAGTGCTTGCTCTTCCATAGACATGGGATAATGTAACCACGAGATAGCGAGCCTCCGGAAACCTGGTGCTCTGGGTCATGCCGCACGCACAGCCGATTGCTTGTGTCtgctttccgagggagctgcacAGCCCCCAGACTCACCGTTCTTCAGCTGATGGATCCAGCGTTTGCGCAACTCCTCCGTCGGGGAGAAGACGTAGAGGGGCCCTTCGTCATATACCACCTGCAGGACCACACATCTCAGCGCCCCGGCCGGGGGTCTCCCGGGGAGGACAGGGGCAGCTGAGGCTTGTGGCCAGCCCGAGCAGCTGGTGCAGAGCACAAGTTGCGCCGGTGTGTGCTGGCCCCGCACAGTGCTCG
The Calonectris borealis chromosome 13, bCalBor7.hap1.2, whole genome shotgun sequence genome window above contains:
- the LOC142087698 gene encoding magnesium transporter NIPA2-like isoform X1; its protein translation is MGGAGGRPGFYVGLGLALASSAFIGGSFILKKKGLLRLCRRGRARAGQGGHAYLQEWLWWAGLLCMGIGEAANFAAYAFAPATLVTPLGALSVLVSAVLSSTFLNEQLNVHGKIGCILSILGSTVMVIHAPQEEEVCSLESMAEKLKDPGFIVFAVCVLVSSLLLVFVAGPRYGQSNVLVYVLVCSAIGSLSVSCVKGLGIALKELFSGKPVLKEPLGWVLLVCLVICITVQINYLNKALDIFNTSVVTPVYYVLFTTAVMMCSAILFKEWQHMVLDNIIGTISGFLTIVSGIFLLHAFRDIPFNPDLLPLFLQQGRADLHASWRSADRHQSCQHQPLLPSEDKGSHSAEEEEEDSHPRTEYSQKWKTSVVLPPHAAVALMEGPTSSCNVSCAG
- the BTK gene encoding tyrosine-protein kinase BTK isoform X1, encoding MASIILESIFLKRSQQKKKTSPLNFKKRLFLLTESKLSYYEYDFERGRRGSKKGSVDIEKITCVETVVPENNPPPERQVPRKGEDYNNMEQISIIERFPYPFQVVYDEGPLYVFSPTEELRKRWIHQLKNVIRYNSDLVQKYHPCFWIDGQYLCCSQTAKNAMGCQILESRNGSLKVGRSHRKTKKPLPPTPEEDQMVMKPLPPEPAPSTAGEMKKVVALYNYLPMNAQDLQLQKGEEYFILEESHLPWWKARDKNGREGYIPSNYVTETSNSLEIFEWYSKNITRSQAEQLLKQEGKEGGFIVRDSTSKTGKYTVSVYAKSSVDPQGTIRHYVVCCTPQNQYYLAEKHLFNTIPELITYHQHNSAGLISRLKYPVSQHQKSAPSTAGLGYGSWEIDPKDLTFLKELGTGQFGVVKYGKWRGQYNVAIKMIREGSMSEDEFIDEAKVMMNLSHEKLVQLYGVCTKQRPIFIITEYMANGCLLNFLRETRRRFQPAELLEMCKDVCEAMEYLESKQFLHRDLAARNCLVNDQGIVKVSDFGLSRYVLDDEYTSSMGSKFPVRWSPPEVLLYSKFSSKSDIWAFGVLMWEVYSLGKMPYERFNNSETTEHVIQGLRLYRPQQASERVYAIMYSCWHEKAEERPTFTALLGSILDITDEEP
- the LOC142087698 gene encoding magnesium transporter NIPA2-like isoform X2, which gives rise to MGGAGGRPGFYVGLGLALASSAFIGGSFILKKKGLLRLCRRGRARAVGIGEAANFAAYAFAPATLVTPLGALSVLVSAVLSSTFLNEQLNVHGKIGCILSILGSTVMVIHAPQEEEVCSLESMAEKLKDPGFIVFAVCVLVSSLLLVFVAGPRYGQSNVLVYVLVCSAIGSLSVSCVKGLGIALKELFSGKPVLKEPLGWVLLVCLVICITVQINYLNKALDIFNTSVVTPVYYVLFTTAVMMCSAILFKEWQHMVLDNIIGTISGFLTIVSGIFLLHAFRDIPFNPDLLPLFLQQGRADLHASWRSADRHQSCQHQPLLPSEDKGSHSAEEEEEDSHPRTEYSQKWKTSVVLPPHAAVALMEGPTSSCNVSCAG
- the BTK gene encoding tyrosine-protein kinase BTK isoform X2 gives rise to the protein MEQISIIERFPYPFQVVYDEGPLYVFSPTEELRKRWIHQLKNVIRYNSDLVQKYHPCFWIDGQYLCCSQTAKNAMGCQILESRNGSLKVGRSHRKTKKPLPPTPEEDQMVMKPLPPEPAPSTAGEMKKVVALYNYLPMNAQDLQLQKGEEYFILEESHLPWWKARDKNGREGYIPSNYVTETSNSLEIFEWYSKNITRSQAEQLLKQEGKEGGFIVRDSTSKTGKYTVSVYAKSSVDPQGTIRHYVVCCTPQNQYYLAEKHLFNTIPELITYHQHNSAGLISRLKYPVSQHQKSAPSTAGLGYGSWEIDPKDLTFLKELGTGQFGVVKYGKWRGQYNVAIKMIREGSMSEDEFIDEAKVMMNLSHEKLVQLYGVCTKQRPIFIITEYMANGCLLNFLRETRRRFQPAELLEMCKDVCEAMEYLESKQFLHRDLAARNCLVNDQGIVKVSDFGLSRYVLDDEYTSSMGSKFPVRWSPPEVLLYSKFSSKSDIWAFGVLMWEVYSLGKMPYERFNNSETTEHVIQGLRLYRPQQASERVYAIMYSCWHEKAEERPTFTALLGSILDITDEEP
- the TIMM8A gene encoding mitochondrial import inner membrane translocase subunit Tim8 A, with protein sequence MDAPSAAGLGGADPQLQRFIEVETQKQRFQQLVHQMTELCWEKCMDKPGPKLDSRAETCFVNCVERFIDTSQFILNRLEQTQKSKSAFSESLSD